One window of the Rhipicephalus sanguineus isolate Rsan-2018 chromosome 2, BIME_Rsan_1.4, whole genome shotgun sequence genome contains the following:
- the LOC119383084 gene encoding 23 kDa integral membrane protein translates to MARLLAARYCLFFSSIFIWLFGIVLLVVGGLLRSDPDVRRIAEYFTVFDNYWAASVTTLFVGACLLLVGFLGCCGAFFENKRLLIAYNVFMVFFVVLELAVMGLVWKHAKQEAMDRYLSHAFRRLITKSKNAFVDIEYFLDNIQFKLQCCGGAGPQDYEKLEMDYMGSCFYYDHEKEAAAVYQQGCGQEMRRFLMGKSLAVGLICLFVLLIQVGSIASAVYVLRVTGKPKPKVTAV, encoded by the exons ATGGCGCGCCTACTTGCGGCTCGTTACTGTCTCTTCTTCAGCAGCATCTTCATCTGG CTGTTCGGCATCGTGCTGCTCGTGGTGGGCGGCCTGCTGCGTTCGGATCCGGACGTGCGGCGAATCGCCGAGTACTTCACCGTGTTCGACAACTATTGGGCGGCGAGTGTCACCACGCTGTTCGTAGGCGCCTGCCTACTCCTCGTCGGCTTCCTAGGCTGCTGCGGGGCTTTCTTCGAGAACAAGCGACTGCTCATTGCG TACAACGTGTTCATGGTGTTCTTCGTCGTCCTTGAGTTGGCTGTCATGGGCCTCGTGTGGAAGCATGCCAAACAGGAAGCG ATGGACAGATACCTGTCACATGCCTTTAGAAGACTCATCACGAAGTCCAAGAATGCATTTGTGGATATTGAATACTTCTTGGACAATATACAGTTCAAG CTCCAGTGCTGTGGAGGAGCCGGACCCCAGGACTATGAGAAACTGGAGATGGATTACATGGGAAGCTGTTTCTATTATGACCACGAGAAGGAGGCTGCTGCAGTCTACCAACAA GGATGCGGTCAAGAAATGAGAAGATTCTTGATGGGAAAGAGCCTTGCTGTTGGCCTCATCTGCCTTTTTGTTCTACTCATTCAG GTTGGAAGTATAGCCAGTGCCGTCTACGTGCTGAGGGTGACGGGAAAGCCGAAACCGAAGGTTACAGCTGTGTAA